From a region of the Corallococcus coralloides DSM 2259 genome:
- a CDS encoding sigma 54-interacting transcriptional regulator, with the protein MTAPNPHPDDIHTNPGDVGLELSSQSPLLGETLVVDSRASVKLHKCRLLVTSGPDTGRSMVSDKERLRCGAHPGNDLVLVEDRTASRHHFEVQYTERGHLLVDLNSTNGTFLDGRRIERAYLSPGSQIRAGSSVITFAPLDEEVAVEPDREGELCGMVGQSVKMRQVFGLIKRIAPMDVSVIIQGETGTGKELVSSAIHELSGRKKGPMVVLDCGAIPPNLIESELFGHEKGAFTGATSSRPGAFERAQGGTIFLDELGELRLDLQPKLLRVLENREVRRVGGNDVIEVDCRVIAATHRDLVKEIAAGNFREDLYFRLSVIHIQLPPLRQRRDDIPLILKRALAEPEVVETHGRKRFSAEALGLLMAYAWPGNVRELMNVLSHVLTFSDEGEEILPSHLPPRVRGQAREGPLPFNEHLAFKDAKEQLLENFEREYVTSVLTRCEGNLSRAARESGLHRKSIERLVKKYQLDAKGLKPR; encoded by the coding sequence ATGACCGCACCCAACCCGCATCCCGACGACATCCACACCAATCCCGGAGACGTCGGCCTCGAGCTGTCCTCCCAGTCCCCCCTGCTCGGGGAGACACTGGTGGTGGATTCGCGCGCCAGCGTGAAGCTGCACAAGTGCCGGCTGCTGGTGACGTCGGGGCCGGACACCGGCCGCTCCATGGTCAGCGACAAGGAGCGGCTGCGCTGCGGGGCCCACCCGGGCAACGACCTGGTGCTGGTGGAGGACCGCACCGCCAGCCGCCACCACTTCGAGGTCCAATACACCGAGCGCGGCCACCTCCTGGTGGACCTCAACTCCACCAACGGCACCTTCCTGGACGGCCGCCGCATCGAAAGGGCCTACCTGTCCCCGGGCTCGCAGATCCGCGCCGGCTCCTCCGTCATCACCTTCGCTCCCCTGGACGAAGAGGTGGCGGTGGAGCCCGACCGCGAGGGCGAGCTGTGCGGCATGGTGGGCCAGAGCGTGAAGATGCGGCAGGTGTTCGGGCTCATCAAGCGCATCGCGCCCATGGACGTGTCCGTCATCATCCAGGGGGAGACGGGCACCGGGAAGGAGCTGGTCTCCAGCGCCATCCATGAGCTGTCCGGCCGCAAGAAGGGCCCCATGGTGGTGCTGGACTGCGGCGCCATCCCGCCCAACCTCATCGAGAGCGAGCTGTTCGGCCACGAGAAGGGCGCCTTCACCGGCGCCACGTCCAGCCGCCCCGGCGCCTTCGAGCGCGCGCAAGGGGGCACCATCTTCCTGGACGAACTGGGCGAGCTGCGCCTGGACCTGCAGCCCAAGCTCCTGCGCGTGCTGGAGAACCGCGAGGTGCGCCGGGTGGGCGGCAACGACGTCATTGAAGTGGACTGCCGGGTCATCGCCGCGACCCACCGCGATCTGGTGAAGGAGATCGCCGCGGGCAACTTCCGCGAGGACCTCTACTTCCGCCTGTCCGTCATCCACATCCAGCTGCCGCCCTTGCGCCAGCGCCGGGACGACATCCCGCTCATCCTCAAGCGGGCGCTGGCGGAGCCGGAGGTGGTGGAGACGCACGGCCGCAAGCGCTTCTCCGCGGAGGCGCTGGGGCTGCTCATGGCCTACGCCTGGCCCGGCAACGTGCGCGAGCTGATGAACGTGCTCTCCCACGTGCTGACCTTCTCCGACGAGGGCGAGGAGATCCTCCCGTCCCACCTGCCCCCGCGCGTCCGGGGCCAGGCCCGCGAGGGGCCGCTGCCCTTCAACGAGCACCTGGCCTTCAAGGACGCCAAGGAGCAGCTGCTGGAGAACTTCGAGCGCGAGTACGTCACCAGCGTCCTCACCCGCTGCGAGGGCAACCTGTCCCGCGCCGCCCGGGAGAGCGGGCTGCACCGCAAGTCCATCGAGCGGCTGGTGAAGAAGTATCAGCTCGACGCCAAGGGGCTGAAACCGCGCTGA